A part of Heliangelus exortis chromosome 3, bHelExo1.hap1, whole genome shotgun sequence genomic DNA contains:
- the AGT gene encoding angiotensinogen → MKLAANLLCLLVCITSGTCDRVYVHPFNLFAFNKSTCEELENLAQGGRKTFVPVSIESQPAPGYEEELKKEKVEAPILSGRGRQKLSYLKDFVYVLGLRFYSKLREARRGQNVLLSPTTLYGSLVSFYLGASNQTAADLQGLLGFVPPSGDPDCSSRVDGHKVLASLRTIESLLRSRDEELLFSKMLFLFSAPGLPLHQLFLQDLLPSTDVLYARAVDFTNPGEASKQINSFVEAKSEGQSKSLVTDTEPSANLLFAVDVQLAVKVKQASQLKEPQEFWVDSDTKVLVPMLSVRGTFKHRSDASGTFSVVELPLSSSVLLVLLQPRDGRDLEQVESQLPLQSSAWLQQLSPREIKLTLPELTVEGSSDLQELLADMELPALLGKEADLSKISDSSLTVGKVINKALFKLSSDGTEQPEDPTAQKEDLGFLEVTLNKPFLLAVLEEKSRAMLFLGRVTNPLQGV, encoded by the exons ATGAAGCTGGCAGCAAATCTTCTCTGTCTGTTGGTGTGCATCACCTCAGGGACCTGTGACAGGGTCTATGTCCACCCTTtcaatttatttgctttcaacAAGAGCACCTGTGAGGAGCTGGAAAACCTGGcccagggaggaaggaaaacttTTGTCCCTGTTTCCATCGAGTCTCAGCCCGCTCCTGGCTATGAAGAGGAGCTaaagaaggagaaggtggaAGCCCCCATCCTGAGTGGTCGTGGGAGGCAGAAACTGAGTTACCTGAAGGATTTTGTGTATGTCCTGGGCCTGAGGTTTTACAGCAAACTCCGGGAAGCCCGGCGGGGCCAAAATGTGCTCCTGTCCCCAACCACTCTGTATGGCTCCTTGGTGTCTTTCTACCTGGGGGCCTCAAACCAGACAGCAGCAGATCTGCAGGGTTTGCTGGGCTTTGTTCCTCCTTCTGGAGACCCCGATTGCAGCTCCAGGGTGGATGGGCACAAAGTCCTTGCCAGCCTGAGGACAATCGAAAGCCtcctgaggagcagggatgaggagctgCTCTTTTCCAAGATGCTTTTCCTGTTCTCTGCTCCTGGGCTGCCCCTACACCAGCTCTTCCTGCAGGATTTGCTCCCTTCCACTGATGTCCTCTACGCCCGAGCTGTTGATTTTACAAACCCAGGAGAAGCCTCCAAGCAAATCAACTCCTTCGTGGAGGCCAAAAGTGAGGGTCAGAGCAAGAGTCTGGTGACAGACACAGAGCCATCTGCAAACCTGCTCTTTGCTGTGGATGTCCAGCTGGCAG TGAAGGTCAAGCAAGCCTCCCAGCTGAAGGAGCCTCAGGAGTTCTGGGTGGACTCAGACACGAAGGTTTTGGTGCCCATGCTGTCAGTCAGGGGGACATTCAAGCACAGAAGTGATGCCAGTGGGACATTCTCTGTGGTGGAGCTGCCCCTCAGCAGCTCGGtgctgctggtcctgctgcagcccagggatggCAGAGACCTGGAGCAAGTGGAGTCTCAGCTGCCCTTGCAGTCCTCAGCTTGGCTTCAGCAGCTGTCCCCAAG agaaattaaattaacacTGCCAGAGCTGACAGTAGAAGGCAGCTCTGATCTCCAGGAGCTTCTTGCAGACATGGAactgcctgcactgctggggaaggaggcagaTCTCAGCAAAATAAGTGACTCCAGTCTAACAGTTGGGAAG GTAATAAATAAAGCCCTTTTCAAACTGAGCAGTGATGGGACAGAGCAGCCTGAAGATCCCACAGCACAGAAGGAAGATTTGGGATTCCTGGAAGTCACCCTGAACAAACCATTCCTTTTAGCTGTGTTGGAAGAGAAATCCAGGGCAATGCTTTTCCTTGGCAGAGTCACAAACCCCCTGCAGGGGGTTTAA